The Microcoleus sp. FACHB-831 genome segment GTGATTCATGCCATTGAACAAGAACCACTTCAGGAAGACTACCGCGCAGTTAAACTGGTGACAAATGTTGGCGACATTGACTATCGCTACTACACAGCAGCAGGTGCTAAACGTGGTGCTATATTCGTCGGCGGCGCTGGCGGCGGTTGGGACACCCCGGCGAAAGGAGTGTTGTATCCCCAGCTTTGTCAGGAACTCAGAGGGGAAGCGATCGCCTGTCTCAGAATACGCTACCGTTACCCGAACAGGCTTGAGGAATCAGTTCTGGATGTTCTAGCAGGTATCACCTTCCTGGAAAGCGAAGGAATTGAGGCGATCGCTTTACTCGGACACTCCTTTGGAGGTGCTGTTGTCATCTGCGCGGCTGCTATCTCTCAAAGCGTCCGCACTGTAGTCGCACTCTCCAGTCAAACCTACGGTGTCAAACCAGCATCGCAACTAGCACCTAGATGCTCCCTATTACTGATTCACGGTACAAGCGATCGCGTGCTTCCAGCATCCTGTTCGCAGTATATCTACAGCATTGCTGGCGAACCCAAGCACTTAACCCTGTACAATGGTGCGGATCATTACCTGGATGAAGTTGCTAGCGAAGTGATACTTGAAGTGCGCCAGTGGATAGTAGATAAACTGAACGCGATCGCTCTTTAATTTCAACTAATAACTATTTGTCTACAGTATGCAGCTCTTCGACAAAGCCGAGCCAAACATTTGACAGTAAAAACTAACATACAACAGCCCTTCTATAGGTACTAAATCTAATCGCAGTGGCTATTGGTTGCGGTGGTGGGATGAAGCAGGACAAATGTTATTGTGGGGAACGGAACTATTGCAGCAAGAACGGCAACTGCGGGAGCGAATGGCAGCCAAAATAAGGGAGTTAGGAGGAAATCCAGATGAGGTTTGAATCCAATGAAACGATACTTGCGCGTTTTGGGGTTATTTTGGAGTGCGGCGATCGCTGCGGAACTTGAATATAGAATAAATTTTGTGCTAGCAGCACTTAGCAGCTTGGGAAACCTTGCGGGAAGCTTATTTTCACTTTTCCTTTTTTACCGCACTGGCTACACTTTTCAAGGTTGGAAATGGGAAGAAGCTTTAATAGTACTGGGTGTTTTTACACTCCTTCAAGGCTTTTCTGCTACCTTCCTTAGTCCTAACTTAAACCGTATCGTCAGCCACGTCCAAGAAGGCACTTTAGATTTTGTACTCCTCAAACCTATAAGCAGCCAATTTTGGCTTTCCACGCGCACGGTTTCGCCTTGGGGTATGCCAGATTTAGCGTTTGGAGGAATATTAATTGGCTATGCTGGCGATCGCCTTGGTTTGAGTATAGGCGATTATTTATTAAGTACAGTTCCCATCGCGTTTGGATTGGCGACTCTATACTCGCTTTGGTTTATGCTGGGCGCTACTAGCATTTGGTTTGTCAAAATCTATAACGTAACTGAGGTACTCAGAGGTTTGCTAGACGCTGGAAGATATCCTATGGTAGCGTATCCTGCTGCTTATAGATTCTTTTTTACCTTCGTGATTCCCGTCGCTTTTCTGACTACTATTCCCGCCGAAGCGATGCTTGGTAGAGGTGAATTAGGCTGGATAGTGGGTGCAGGAGGATTGGCGCTCGCGCTGGTATTCGCTTCGCGTTTATTTTGGCTATTTGCCTTACGCTTTTACACCAGCGCTTCTAGTTAAAATTAACCGTTAGACAGACGACAAAACATCGTATTTTTGAAATCAATTAAAGGGAAAGTCAAGCAAGAACGACGGAAGCGGGTTTAAAGATGGAAACGAAACAACTGGGAAATACTGGTGTAACAATAAGCGCGATTGGGCTTGGTGGTATGCCAATGTCTTTAAGTAACAGACCCCCAGAATCGCAATCAATAGAAGTCATACACCGCGCCCTCGATCTCGGCGTCACTTTGATTGATACGGCTGACTCATATTGCAAGGATGAATCAGACAAACACCACAATGAAGAGTTAATTGCTAAGGCACTTCAGCAATATTCTGGTGATACGAGTCATGTAATTGTTGCCACAAAAGGTGGATTGATGCGTCCCAATGGTAGCTGGACGCGCAATGGCAATCCGAAGCATTTGCGGGAGACAATTCGCGCCAGCTTTAAGGCTTTGGGTGGCAATAAACCCATCGATGTTTGGCAGTACCACGCACCGGACACTAACTATACTATTGAAGAGTCGTTAGCACCTGCAAAGGAAGCAGTTGATGAGGGTTTAATTCGGTTTGTTGGCGTTTCCAATTTCTCAGTAGAACAGATAAAACGCGCCCGCGATGTTGTGGAGATTGTATCAGTTCAGAACCAGTATAATCCCTGGTATCGCGATGCTGAAATTGATGGAGTTATCGAGTATTGCGAACGGGAAAAACTGACGTTTCTGCCTTGGAGTCCGCTGGGTGGAAGTCGTCGCGTTGGTAAACTGGAAGATATTACAGCGATCGCGGATTTAGCTAAACAAAAAAGCGTCTCTGTCTACTCGATTGTACTTGCATGGTTGCGCTGCGAATCACCCTGCATCGTGCCTATCCCCGGCGCGAGTAAGGTATCCAGCATAGAAGACTCGGTGAAGAGTCTTGAAATAAAACTGTCAGTGGAGGATGTGGCAAAAATCGACCGTGCAACAACTCCGTAGTATCTGCAAGTATAAGATGGCGATCGCCTAGAAAATGAGCGATCGCCTATTCACCAATTCTAATATTTGATTAAAGTGCGGCAATGTCCATCTTAAAAATTAGTTCGGCACTCGCCAGATTTTGATAGTCTTGTCGCCGCTACCAGTAGCAATAGTCTGCCCATCCGGGCTAATCGCAAGGTAATTAACCCAGTTATAATGCCCCTCTAGCGTGCGAATTTCTCGCCCGTTTAATAAATTCCAAATTTTAATAGTCTTGTCAGCACTCCCACTAACTAATTTTTGCCCATCGGGGCTGATCGCCAGATAGTTTACATAGTTAGTATGGCCTTTCAAAGTGCGAATTTCTTGCGCTGTATATATATTCCAAATTTTGATAGTTTTGTCAGCACTCCCACTAGCAAGACTTTCCCCATCAGGGCTTATAGCAAGCGCATTAACATAGTTAGAATGTCCTTTGAGCGTGCGGATTTCTTTCCCCGTGTAAAAATTCCAAATTTTGATAATCTTGTCAGCACTTGCACTAGCCAGAGTCTGTCCATCCGAGCTAATTGCCAGACAATTAATAGGGCTAGAATGCCCTTTAAGCGTGCGGATTTCTTTCCCTGTACGCAGCTCCCAAATTTTGATAGTGGTGTCAGCGCTTCCACTAGCAAGAATCTGCCCATCCGGGCTAATGGCGAGGGAATTTACAAAGCTAGAATGACCTTTAAGCGTGCGGATTTCTTTCCCTGTACGCAGCTCCCAAATTTTAATTGTTTTGTCTGCGCTGGCGCTAGCAATAATTTCTCCATCGGGGCTAACAACCAAATAATTAACATAGCTAAAATGACCCCTGAGCGTGCGAATTTCTTTTGCTGTCGATAAGTCCCAAATTTTAATTGTTTTGTCCGCGCTGGCACTAATTAATTTTTGCCCGTCAGGGCTAATTACAAGGTAATTAACAAAGCTGGAATGGCCGACGAGCGTGTTGATGAGAGTCAAATTTTCAGAGATAATAAATTGAGGCTTGTAGCGGTTGTAAAGCTGCCAACCTCCATATCCTCCTAATAGCCCAAGCAATACTATAGCCCCTACCACAATACCTTTGTTTTTAGCCTCTGCAATTTTTGTGGGTGGTAGCGCAATGTTCGGCGGGGGTTGGGTTATGATATTGGCATTAAGATTAATATTTAGTTGCGGCTGAGACACTTGAAGCGAAATATTAGCTAGTTCGTCTAAAATTTCTTGAGTATTCTTATGCCGCGCCCCAGCGGTGGGAGCCATCAATTTATCGATAAAATCAGCTAGCATCGGTGAAATATCTGGGGCATATTTGCGCCAATCGGATTTATCAGTTAAAGGTTCGTAAATATCTTTATCTGTTGCTTGCTTGGCTGTTAGTAAATAAACAAAAGTTCGCCCCAAGGCATAAAAATCAGACTGCGGGACTGCATGGCCTTTTTCTTGCTCTGGAGGGGTGTAACCAGCTGAACTAATCCTCGTTAAGGTACCTGCTTTACCGACTTCAGCGAGGTAAGTATATGTCATTTCTCTAGCTGTGCCAAAGTCAATTAACACTAGCTGTCCGCTGGGGCGGATCATAATATTTTGTGGCTTAATATCGCGATGAAAATAATTTTTTTTGTGTACTATATGCAAGATCTCTGCAAGCTGTCTTAACCAGTTAAGAGCTTGAGTCTGGTTGATGGGCCGATCGCCCTGCTGATTCATCCACTGCTTTAAGTTAAGCCCATCGATCTTTTCCATGATTATGCAATGCACCGCCTCTCTTCCATTTCTGGGTAGAAACTGGAAGTATCCCTCTGATTCCACTTTGGGAATGCCTGGATGGTTGAGACAGCTTAATACAATTGCTTCTTGCTGAAATAACTCAACGACTTTAGGATTTTTGTTGTAATTTTCTTTGAGAATTTTTAATATTTTGGGTGTTGCGCCATCGTAGGCTTCATAAATGTTGCCGAAGCCGCTGTTGTCACTCAGCAGGCGCATCACCTGATAACGCCCTTGCAATAACAATTCTGAGCCACAATGGCGACAAATGTGGCTTTTAGCGTTGGCGGGATTGTTTGGGCTGGGACAGCTGGGGTTGATGCAGTAGCTCATAGCTGCCTACGAAGTTGCAATATCCCCAATATAAGATCGATCGCCAACTATCTAGCCAAACTCAGGCTCAAGGCGTTGGATTGTAATAAAAAAGGACGGGTAACATACCCATCCACAAGACAACTATATACGTGGCGATTACCTGTTACTTGCTCGTACACAATCGCGATGCTATCACTTGCCAGAACAGCGATCGAACCACTCTTGATAAGTTTTTAGATGTTCGTCATTTTCGAGGACGATTTCAATTCGTACTTTTTTGCAACCGTGACGCCGCTGCATGGCGATCGCATCTAAAAGATGGCTGGCTGCTTTAGCTGAGGGAAATTCGCCGCTGACTGTTAACCCCTTGTCGCGACTCGCAATCGGCTGGCTTTCTTCCCTGACAACTTCAGTCACATCAAGTCCAGAAACTTCTCCGTGCCCTAATTCAATTTCTGATAGGTGTTTGTATTCTGGGCTGACTTGTTCAATAATCAGTTTTTCGTACCTGACTGGAACCTGTACCATCCGCGTTTCGATTTGTTTGCGGACAATTACTTCGCCCACTTTTCGTTTGGTAGTGCCAATGACTAATCGTTCTTCTAGTAAACGAATAACCTCTTCTGTCACCACCTCTGAATTTTCATCAAAATCTATCGCATCATCCATCTCAGATTCGTCGTGAATATCTTCTTGTTCACCTATAACTGGCATTGACGAAGCAGGAGAGTTGATATCTTGCCTAATTGCATTCTCGTCAAACATCCCAGGATTTAGCATTTCTGGACTGGATGGCTGTTCTGAATTACCGACTCGCGGCTTCGTCGGCACATACTCTGGCAACTGGTCTATTTCCGCTTTGCTAATGTCTACTACAAGCGATTTTGCCGAAGAATCAAGTCGCTGTATGTAGTTACTTCTTAATAAGAAGAAGCGATCGCCCTGGAAACTATCCTGCTGATAGATGACTAGGTTGAGTGAGCGATCGCTATCTAGTTTTGCATCTTTCACCTGCCCAATCTGATGGCCTAGCCGATCGACAACGGTAAAATCCCTCAGCTTAGTTCTCAGTTTTTCGAGCAATACTTTGAGCCGAAGATTGGTTTTACCAGATTCCACCTTGGTTGCAGATGTTGGGTTGTCCATTTTCCAGATTTCCTAAATGACTTTGACCGTTTTGTATTTAAATCTGCCACGCTAGTCTATAGAATCAGGATTGGTAATTTACATCCATCCAACAGCGCGGTAAGCTTTCGCCTGAAGGAAAAATTAATTGCTCTTTTTCAAAAGACGCTGGATCTTGTTCCTCTTGTCCAGCTTGATCTTTTCCATGCACCGCTTTTTCATTAGGGTTGAACAGCGCCTCAATATTGAGAACTTTTATCAACTCGCCAGATTCTTTGCTTTTTAAAAACATAGTTACTCCCTGAGTACTCTACAAATGCAATTGCTTATCTATCAAATTTCCAACAAATCTGTGTAGCTTAACCCCAGCTACGCCAACAGATACACTTACACAAAAATTGAGGTGAGTTTAAAAAAGTACAGGCAGAGCATAAGATCTGCCCCGCCTGCACAGTTTTTAATCAATCAGGCCAGTTAGCTAACTCAATATTTGTGTTGAGCGGGCTATTTACAAACGGTCAGAGCGGATTTGATCGCCGTCGCGTACAACTGGTTGACCATCGGTATTAATGTCTAACTCTTCGCGACGAAGGGTTTCTTCGGCGTTAACAGTGTCGCGATCTACGACTTTCTTGACTCGGACTTCTTCACGTACAAAGGCTTCTTTGTGAATATCAGGAGTTTCTTCGTAGACTTCGATTCGTGCTACTTCACCTTCGCCAAACGCAACTTCCCCAGGAGCAATTACTGCTCCGGCGTCGGTAGGTGTAACTCGCTCGATGACAACTCTTTCTTTTTCGATAGGCACTGATGCGCGTGCAGTTTCAGTTTCAACGCGCTTGCCAACTGCTACTTCCCCTGTCTTGACGCGGGTTTTGTTGGCAATAAGCCGTTCTTGGTAAAGTTTGAATGTTTGATGATCGCGATCGTTCAGCGCGTAGAGATCTGGTTCGCGATCGTAGTTGTAGGTGTCGCGATCGTATGTATTGCCGAGCGTTCCCGGTGTAGTAGCAAAAGATTCTGCTGTTGGTGCTGCTGCTTCTGCTGGCGTGCTTCCTATGCCAGCGGGGTTGCGATATACGCCCCTAACTTGTTCTTCATGATCGTAATCAAGAGCCAGACGCTCGTTAAACTCCGGCAAAGCTTCCGCTTGCTCTTTGCTCATGCCTAGTGCATATACCCGATGAGAGTTATAATCTACACGAGAACGCCCAATGGGTAGCATTACTTTTTTGCCAAAAACCCAAAATCCGAGGTCTACTACTAAATATCGGAAATGGCCTTGTTCATCCACTAAAACGTCTGTAACCGAACCAATTTTTTCTTCAGTTGCACTTGCGTCTGTGTAAACATCAAGCCCCTTGATGTCATCGCCACCAAAAGTTTCTTTATAGTCTGGATCGAAGTCTTGCAGTTTTAAAAGAGCCATATGTTATTGTTACTCCGTTGATTTATACAAACCATTATTAAAAATTTATAGGCATGACTTCATCTTTCTATCGACTGATTAATGGAGTTTTAATATTGAAAACGATTGTTAAGAATTGCATCATTTTTTAATGTCTAATCCTTCTTGGCTATCTCTAATGGAACAGCACCGCGCGATCGCTGTCATTCGTTCTCCCGAATTGGAAAAAGGGCGGCAAATGGCTCATGCTGCGGCATCTGGAGGGATGCGACTGATTGAGATTACTTGGAATAGCGACAAGCCAGCAGAGCTGATTAGTCTGCTGCGCGATGAGTTACCCAAGTGCATAATTGGCACGGGAACCCTCTTAAAACTAGAGGAGGTGGAGAATGCGATCGCCTGCGGTGCCCAGTTCCTCTTCACCCCCCACGTTAACCCCACTCTCATCAAAGCAGCCGTAGATGGGGGCGTGCCCATCATACCGGGCGCACTCTCGCCGACAGAAATAGTGACAGCGTGGCAAGCGGGTGCTAGCTGTGTAAAAGTGTTTCCCGTTGAAGCAGTCGGGGGAGCAAAATACATCAAAAGTTTACAAGGCCCGTTGGGTGACATCCCCTTAATTCCTACTGGCGGCGTGACCCTGGAAAATGCAAAAGAATTTATACAAGCAGGAGCGATCGCAGTTGGTCTTTCGGGCAGTTTATTCCCCAAACACTTAGTAGCAGCCGGGAAGTGGGAAGCCATGCAAAAGCTAGCTCAAAACCTTATGCACGGTTTGGCAACTTGCTAAGCAAGCCCAAAGTTAAAAGGTAAAAGGCAAAATAAAGAAAAATTATGCCCTTCAAAAATTTTGGCCAGTGCGGGGGCAAATTAAATGTGGGACACCTTAAAAGGGGACATAGAAAAGTTATGAATTATGAATTATGAGTGATGAATTATTAATTCATCACTTAACAACCTTAAAGCTAAAAACTTTTCCCGTTGTACCATGCCTCTAATCCCCCGGCTCCCTCAAGCCAAAAAATTATAAAAATTAATTTTTTCCTGGTTGCAAATTAGAGCGCCAGCTTGTAAGTTAAACTCAATCTAGCGGGATTTCCTCAAGGTTCATAACATGAAAAGCCTAATATTTTCGGCTTGGTTGCGTCGGTCTGTAGGTTTCTGGTTTGGTCTAGCACTAATATTGACGGGTTTGTTTTCCTGGTCAACAATGCCAGCTGAGGCGGCGTCGAGATCTTCTGTACGGGCACGGCAGGCTTCGGTACAGAAAAACAGAATTAAAAGAAAAGCTGCCAAAGTGCGTTCTCAGCGTCGCTGGATTAAAGTTGACCTTTCAAGCCAGCGGTTAGTTGCTTACGAAGGTGGAAGACCAGTTTATTCAACCCGCATTTCCAGCGGCAAGCGCTCGACTCCTACTCCCACCGGAACCTATACAATTCAAAATAAGCTGCGCTCAACTCGCATGCGTGGCCGGGACTACAATGTTCCCAACGTTCCTTATGCAATGTTTTACTCTGGTAACTATGCTATTCATGGAGCTTACTGGCATAACCGCTTTGGTACGCGAGTGAGTCATGGCTGTGTTAATTTGCCTGTCTCTCAAGCCCGCAAAATTTATAACTGGGCATCGCCAGGTACAAAGGTTGTAATCCGTCAGTAGGAAAATTTTGGATTTGGGATTTTAGATTTTGGATTTAATTGCCAATCCAAAATCTAAAATCTTTTTAGCTTAATTGAACTACAGCCCGATCTTCTAACAAGGTTTGGTTAGTTAGCAAATCTTCAACAGTTATTCGCAGAAAACGCTGGGCATCAACGCGAAAGAAAAGTTTGATGCGATCGCTCCCTGGAAACCCCGGTGGTGTCAGTTGGGCAATAGTACGCGCACCTTCTCTGTCGTTGAGCGGTTGCACTGGTATTTCGCCTGTAAATGGTCGGCGAGTGACTAAGCGATCGCCTTCAAAATAAACTTCGGTTCCGCCACTTTCAGAACCCAATTCGCCCATAATTAATTCTATGCTCGGCTGGTTTTCTACCGATGCTCCTAGAACTAATTCCACTGGCTGATTCATAGGATATGCTTGCCCAGCTTTAATCAAAGAATGCCAGGAATGGCGATTATTTCGGCGATCCCAATAACGAATTCCGTAACTGTGATAGAGAAAATCTTGCAGTTCGACGCCTTGACTAAGTTGGAGTGCCCCTTGAGCGATCGCTTCAAACGGTTTTTCACACCTAATTTTGCTTTCCTCAAAGTATTGCTGCACCCAAGTTTTTACGGCTGGAATTTGCACGGTTCCGCCAACTAATAAGACAGCATCAATATCTCCAACTTCTATCCCCTGTCTTCGTGCTTGCTGCAACAACTGAGTCATTGACTCATCTAGGTTTTCAAAAAACTCGTGTTCTTTGAGGATGGAATTAAAGCGATCGCGGTCTAATTCTAATTCGTAACTCTCAAATGTCTCGTCGTTGAAATAAACCTCGCTTGCTTTATCTTGCGAAGAAAGCTGAATTTTTAATCTTTCAGCCAAGCGAGTAG includes the following:
- a CDS encoding aldo/keto reductase, translating into METKQLGNTGVTISAIGLGGMPMSLSNRPPESQSIEVIHRALDLGVTLIDTADSYCKDESDKHHNEELIAKALQQYSGDTSHVIVATKGGLMRPNGSWTRNGNPKHLRETIRASFKALGGNKPIDVWQYHAPDTNYTIEESLAPAKEAVDEGLIRFVGVSNFSVEQIKRARDVVEIVSVQNQYNPWYRDAEIDGVIEYCEREKLTFLPWSPLGGSRRVGKLEDITAIADLAKQKSVSVYSIVLAWLRCESPCIVPIPGASKVSSIEDSVKSLEIKLSVEDVAKIDRATTP
- a CDS encoding L,D-transpeptidase; its protein translation is MKSLIFSAWLRRSVGFWFGLALILTGLFSWSTMPAEAASRSSVRARQASVQKNRIKRKAAKVRSQRRWIKVDLSSQRLVAYEGGRPVYSTRISSGKRSTPTPTGTYTIQNKLRSTRMRGRDYNVPNVPYAMFYSGNYAIHGAYWHNRFGTRVSHGCVNLPVSQARKIYNWASPGTKVVIRQ
- a CDS encoding bifunctional 4-hydroxy-2-oxoglutarate aldolase/2-dehydro-3-deoxy-phosphogluconate aldolase — protein: MSNPSWLSLMEQHRAIAVIRSPELEKGRQMAHAAASGGMRLIEITWNSDKPAELISLLRDELPKCIIGTGTLLKLEEVENAIACGAQFLFTPHVNPTLIKAAVDGGVPIIPGALSPTEIVTAWQAGASCVKVFPVEAVGGAKYIKSLQGPLGDIPLIPTGGVTLENAKEFIQAGAIAVGLSGSLFPKHLVAAGKWEAMQKLAQNLMHGLATC
- a CDS encoding YsnF/AvaK domain-containing protein codes for the protein MDNPTSATKVESGKTNLRLKVLLEKLRTKLRDFTVVDRLGHQIGQVKDAKLDSDRSLNLVIYQQDSFQGDRFFLLRSNYIQRLDSSAKSLVVDISKAEIDQLPEYVPTKPRVGNSEQPSSPEMLNPGMFDENAIRQDINSPASSMPVIGEQEDIHDESEMDDAIDFDENSEVVTEEVIRLLEERLVIGTTKRKVGEVIVRKQIETRMVQVPVRYEKLIIEQVSPEYKHLSEIELGHGEVSGLDVTEVVREESQPIASRDKGLTVSGEFPSAKAASHLLDAIAMQRRHGCKKVRIEIVLENDEHLKTYQEWFDRCSGK
- a CDS encoding acetyltransferase, whose amino-acid sequence is MFLKSKESGELIKVLNIEALFNPNEKAVHGKDQAGQEEQDPASFEKEQLIFPSGESLPRCWMDVNYQS
- a CDS encoding serine/threonine-protein kinase, which encodes MSYCINPSCPSPNNPANAKSHICRHCGSELLLQGRYQVMRLLSDNSGFGNIYEAYDGATPKILKILKENYNKNPKVVELFQQEAIVLSCLNHPGIPKVESEGYFQFLPRNGREAVHCIIMEKIDGLNLKQWMNQQGDRPINQTQALNWLRQLAEILHIVHKKNYFHRDIKPQNIMIRPSGQLVLIDFGTAREMTYTYLAEVGKAGTLTRISSAGYTPPEQEKGHAVPQSDFYALGRTFVYLLTAKQATDKDIYEPLTDKSDWRKYAPDISPMLADFIDKLMAPTAGARHKNTQEILDELANISLQVSQPQLNINLNANIITQPPPNIALPPTKIAEAKNKGIVVGAIVLLGLLGGYGGWQLYNRYKPQFIISENLTLINTLVGHSSFVNYLVISPDGQKLISASADKTIKIWDLSTAKEIRTLRGHFSYVNYLVVSPDGEIIASASADKTIKIWELRTGKEIRTLKGHSSFVNSLAISPDGQILASGSADTTIKIWELRTGKEIRTLKGHSSPINCLAISSDGQTLASASADKIIKIWNFYTGKEIRTLKGHSNYVNALAISPDGESLASGSADKTIKIWNIYTAQEIRTLKGHTNYVNYLAISPDGQKLVSGSADKTIKIWNLLNGREIRTLEGHYNWVNYLAISPDGQTIATGSGDKTIKIWRVPN
- a CDS encoding ABC transporter permease, with translation MKRYLRVLGLFWSAAIAAELEYRINFVLAALSSLGNLAGSLFSLFLFYRTGYTFQGWKWEEALIVLGVFTLLQGFSATFLSPNLNRIVSHVQEGTLDFVLLKPISSQFWLSTRTVSPWGMPDLAFGGILIGYAGDRLGLSIGDYLLSTVPIAFGLATLYSLWFMLGATSIWFVKIYNVTEVLRGLLDAGRYPMVAYPAAYRFFFTFVIPVAFLTTIPAEAMLGRGELGWIVGAGGLALALVFASRLFWLFALRFYTSASS
- a CDS encoding DUF2382 domain-containing protein — translated: MALLKLQDFDPDYKETFGGDDIKGLDVYTDASATEEKIGSVTDVLVDEQGHFRYLVVDLGFWVFGKKVMLPIGRSRVDYNSHRVYALGMSKEQAEALPEFNERLALDYDHEEQVRGVYRNPAGIGSTPAEAAAPTAESFATTPGTLGNTYDRDTYNYDREPDLYALNDRDHQTFKLYQERLIANKTRVKTGEVAVGKRVETETARASVPIEKERVVIERVTPTDAGAVIAPGEVAFGEGEVARIEVYEETPDIHKEAFVREEVRVKKVVDRDTVNAEETLRREELDINTDGQPVVRDGDQIRSDRL
- a CDS encoding Hsp70 family protein; amino-acid sequence: MAIAIDFGTSNTVITRWNSATQQPETLSLPGLSLKIAENPPLIPSLLYVEDASLGKVVVGQQVRDRGLDLKTDPRFFRNFKRGIGADIQGFIPELDGQILTFEQVGEWFLTQLIEQLNADNPDSSQSLILTVPVDSFEAYRNWLGKVCQGLAVQQVQMLDEPTAAALGYGMADKQLLLVIDFGGGTLDLSLVRLDSTAAKKPLGFILKWGNKQLGEKSAQKPKTARVLAKAGQNLGGSDIDNWLVDYFADTQGLARSPLTTRLAERLKIQLSSQDKASEVYFNDETFESYELELDRDRFNSILKEHEFFENLDESMTQLLQQARRQGIEVGDIDAVLLVGGTVQIPAVKTWVQQYFEESKIRCEKPFEAIAQGALQLSQGVELQDFLYHSYGIRYWDRRNNRHSWHSLIKAGQAYPMNQPVELVLGASVENQPSIELIMGELGSESGGTEVYFEGDRLVTRRPFTGEIPVQPLNDREGARTIAQLTPPGFPGSDRIKLFFRVDAQRFLRITVEDLLTNQTLLEDRAVVQLS
- a CDS encoding alpha/beta hydrolase, translating into MEEDQEVLEMVIHAIEQEPLQEDYRAVKLVTNVGDIDYRYYTAAGAKRGAIFVGGAGGGWDTPAKGVLYPQLCQELRGEAIACLRIRYRYPNRLEESVLDVLAGITFLESEGIEAIALLGHSFGGAVVICAAAISQSVRTVVALSSQTYGVKPASQLAPRCSLLLIHGTSDRVLPASCSQYIYSIAGEPKHLTLYNGADHYLDEVASEVILEVRQWIVDKLNAIAL